In Moorena sp. SIOASIH, the sequence AAAAATTGCTACTTCCCTACCTAACTGACTCAACAACAGACTGGTGGCAGGGAGTCCTTGAGTGAATTTTACCCACTGTTTCCTCAGCCATATAGTCATGCCAAAAACTGGCAAGTTCTATAGCTTTTTCCTGCCACTCTGGGCAGATTTGATACATCCTGCGTGGGCGTCCTCTTCCTTCTACTTTTTGCCAGTAGGCTGAAATTGCCTGTTTTTCTTCAAGAAACTTCAGTGCACTGTAGAGGACAGTATCTGAAAGTCGATAGGTGGGGTATTCTTGTTCCAGTTGTTGGATCAGTTGTGTTCCATAAGATTCTCCTTGCAACAACACCGATAGCACATAGCATACCGCTAATTCTTTATTGAGATAGTTGGGCGGAGGATCTTGGAAAAAGCTATAGATATCTTCGAATTTCATCTGCATATGTAGTTGGAATTCCCAGTTCTTCTAGATGGGATTAGAGGGTTTTCTGGCAAATAGTCATGGTTGGAGGCACCCTGGGAAATTCACGCGCGTTTTGCAGTGAGTTTTCTTTAAACGACTAACCTGGGTAGGTACATCGCTATCACACTTTATAACTTAAAAATCTCTGGCGTAGGGTTTAAATACCTCCCTAATTTGATGAAAGTTTAATGAATTTTGGACTTAACACACCTAAAAAGTTTTAATAATTGCTCGAAACCGTTATCCAAAACTACCGACTATCAAGGGGAACATCGGGAAGGAAGACAAGACAGACGAGTAACACCAATTTCATTGATGCGAGCTAGAGAGGATGATCGGGGATGGAAGGATGGGGGCATGGAGGGATGAATATCTAAGCTAATATCCATTTAAATTTCAGATCTTGCCACTTGTGCACAAGCCAGTCTACCATCTCCCCATCTCCCCATCTCCCCATCTCCCCATCTCCCCATCTCCCCATCCCCCCATAAACCGCCATTCACAATTTAAATCCGTTAAAGCTTAATAATTTTTGTGGGGGTTGGTGTAAGTGGCGGTTGGTGTAAGTGGGAGTTAGTGTAACACAAAAGTGAACCATTAATGTGGATCATCTCACATAGAACCCATTCAGGCAGGTTTTTTAGCAAATTAACGGTTCCCACAAGAAGTACCTCAGGGCTTTATCTGCGA encodes:
- a CDS encoding PadR family transcriptional regulator — translated: MKFEDIYSFFQDPPPNYLNKELAVCYVLSVLLQGESYGTQLIQQLEQEYPTYRLSDTVLYSALKFLEEKQAISAYWQKVEGRGRPRRMYQICPEWQEKAIELASFWHDYMAEETVGKIHSRTPCHQSVVESVR